One Watersipora subatra chromosome 4, tzWatSuba1.1, whole genome shotgun sequence genomic window carries:
- the LOC137393169 gene encoding voltage-gated purine nucleotide uniporter SLC17A9-like encodes MPVEAAIPVKNGADGYSKTLALPSQDRLWSHQRKKLMMFIYFLGSVIIYACRTAMSLCMPEMYDEFGWDKKQQGLVMACFLWGYPVTQILGGYLADRFGAERVIITVGILWASITFATPDFPHLGSGTKESALALIIFSRLSQGLLQGMHFPSVMSATGQHVSDKDRTFVYSVISSGTHGGIVFSGLFGSLILHLQGWPSVFRFAGLIGLGWVYLLYINGDIKNNPSITVETKGSTSDHSKKDFSWHKVLSAPAFWAMLAGHFANGYTYFVFLFWMPTFFHEKYPTAQPWVYNVLPWVISMCTSVMFGSLGSWLLMKGFAKTLVRKGMNVFGMLLFGVCLICVSYVSSYEGSLLLFCVICAGQGAYQSSIIMNPSDILPEHTGFAFGLMNMFGAIPGFIGTYVSGAILEATGNWDYMYAVTGWVSIVGWAIFAYWGSAEPII; translated from the exons ATGCCTGTAGAAGCGGCCATTCCTGTGAAAAATGGCGCTGATGGATATTCCAAGACTTTGGCATTGCCTAGTCAAGATAGGCTCTGGTCTCA TCAGAGGAAGAAGCTCATGATGTTCATATACTTTCTGGGAAGTGTCATAATATATGCGTGTCGAACTGCAATGTCACTTTGCATGCCTGAGATGTATGATGAATTTGGGTGGGACAAGAAGCAGCAG GGTCTTGTGATGGCCTGTTTTCTTTGGGGTTACCCAGTTACTCAAATCTTAGGAGGCTACCTGGCTGACCGGTTTGGTGCAGAGAGAGTGATTATTACGG TTGGCATCCTGTGGGCAAGTATAACATTTGCCACTCCAGATTTTCCTCATCTTGGATCTGGCACCAAGGAGTCTGCTCTAGCTCTGATAATATTCTCTCGTCTCTCTCAAGGCCTTCTTCAAG GCATGCATTTTCCTTCTGTGATGAGCGCCACAGGCCAACATGTGTCGGACAAGGACAGAACCTTTGTCTACAGTGTCATATCATCAGGCACGCACGGCGGAATTGTATTTTCAGGCCTGTTCGGGTCCCTTATACTTCACTTACAAGGTTGGCCTTCTGTCTTCCGGTTTGCCG GCCTGATTGGTCTTGGCTGGGTGTACCTTCTCTACATAAATGgtgatataaaaaataatccGTCTATAACAGTAGAAACCAAAGGTTCTACGAGCGATCATTCTAAGAAAGACTTTTCATGGCATAAGGTTTTGAGTGCTCCAGCCTTCTG GGCCATGCTGGCTGGACACTTCGCTAATGGTTACACATATTTCGTCTTCCTCTTCTGGATGCCAACCTTTTTCCATGAAAAATATCCGACTGCCCAG CCATGGGTGTACAATGTGCTGCCGTGGGTTATCTCGATGTGCACATCAGTTATGTTTGGCTCTCTAGGTAGCTGGCTACTCATGAAGGGTTTTGCTAAAACTCTGGTTCGCAAAGGAATGAAT GTGTTTGGTATGCTTCTCTTCGGCGTCTGTCTTATCTGTGTCTCTTATGTCAGCAGCTATGAGGGAAGTCTTCTTCTTTTCTGTGTCATCTGTGCGGGTCAAGGGGCATACCAAAGCTCCATAATTATGAACCCATCAGATATTTTACCTGAACACACAGGCTTTGCTTTTG GGTTGATGAATATGTTTGGAGCTATTCCTGGATTTATAGGGACGTATGTGAGTGGAGCCATACTAGAAGCAACTGGTAACTGGGACTATATGTACGCAGTGACGGGTTGGGTGTCTATTGTAGGTTGGGCCATATTTGCCTACTGGGGCTCAGCCGAGCCTATAATCTGA